A section of the Pseudomonas sp. Q1-7 genome encodes:
- the hisH gene encoding imidazole glycerol phosphate synthase subunit HisH yields MQTVAVIDYGMGNLHSVAKALEHVGAGRVLVTSEASVIREADRVVFPGVGAIRDCMGEIRRLGFDSLVREVSKDRPFLGICVGMQALLEHSEENDGVDCIGLFPGEVRFFGKGLVEDGEHLKVPHMGWNEVEQSIAHPLWHSIPDRARFYFVHSYYIEAGNPKQVVGRGHYGKDFAAALADGPRFAVQFHPEKSHTHGLQLLQNFAAWDGRW; encoded by the coding sequence ATGCAGACGGTTGCAGTCATCGATTACGGCATGGGCAACCTGCACTCGGTTGCCAAGGCCCTGGAACACGTCGGTGCCGGCCGCGTGCTGGTCACCAGTGAGGCCAGCGTAATCCGCGAAGCCGACCGTGTGGTCTTCCCCGGCGTCGGCGCGATCCGCGATTGCATGGGCGAGATCCGCCGCCTGGGCTTCGACAGCCTGGTGCGGGAGGTCAGCAAGGATCGTCCCTTCCTCGGTATCTGCGTCGGCATGCAGGCGCTGCTGGAACACAGCGAGGAGAACGACGGCGTCGACTGCATCGGCCTGTTTCCCGGTGAGGTCCGCTTCTTCGGCAAGGGCCTGGTGGAAGACGGCGAGCACCTGAAGGTGCCGCACATGGGCTGGAACGAGGTGGAGCAGAGCATTGCCCACCCGCTCTGGCACAGCATTCCCGACCGCGCGCGTTTCTACTTCGTGCACAGCTATTACATCGAGGCCGGCAATCCCAAGCAGGTGGTCGGCCGCGGCCACTATGGCAAGGACTTCGCCGCCGCGCTGGCCGACGGCCCGCGCTTCGCCGTGCAGTTCCACCCGGAAAAGAGCCACACCCACGGCCTGCAGTTGCTGCAGAACTTCGCCGCCTGGGATGGCCGCTGGTAA
- the hisB gene encoding imidazoleglycerol-phosphate dehydratase HisB: MAERTASVERNTLETQIKVSINLDGTGKARFDIGVPFLEHMLDQIARHGLIDLDIECKGDLHIDDHHTVEDVGITLGQAFTQAIGDKKGIVRYGHSYVPLDEALSRVVIDFSGRPGLQMHVPFTRAVVGGFDVDLFQEFFQGFVNHALVTLHIDNLRGHNTHHQIETVFKAFGRALRMAVERDPRMAGQMPSTKGVL; encoded by the coding sequence ATGGCCGAACGCACGGCATCCGTCGAACGCAATACCCTGGAAACCCAGATCAAGGTCTCGATCAACCTGGATGGCACCGGCAAGGCGCGCTTCGATATCGGCGTGCCTTTCCTCGAGCACATGCTCGACCAGATCGCCCGTCACGGCCTGATCGACCTGGACATCGAGTGCAAGGGCGATCTGCATATCGACGACCACCATACCGTGGAAGACGTCGGTATCACCCTCGGCCAGGCCTTCACCCAGGCGATCGGCGACAAGAAAGGCATCGTTCGCTACGGCCACTCCTACGTGCCGCTGGATGAGGCCCTGTCCCGCGTGGTCATCGACTTCTCCGGTCGTCCCGGCCTGCAGATGCACGTGCCCTTCACCCGCGCCGTGGTCGGCGGCTTCGACGTCGACCTGTTCCAGGAGTTCTTCCAGGGCTTCGTCAACCACGCCCTGGTCACCCTGCACATCGACAACCTGCGCGGTCACAACACCCACCACCAGATCGAGACGGTCTTCAAGGCCTTCGGCCGCGCCCTGCGCATGGCCGTCGAGCGCGATCCGCGCATGGCCGGGCAGATGCCCTCTACCAAGGGCGTGCTCTGA
- the panM gene encoding aspartate 1-decarboxylase autocleavage activator PanM has product MPVIVEIVNSPSEQDRADLAKIYADAPEWLLAPYADAADLVRHGLAEGMLVAGRFNDRLLGAALVSRGEQHWRLSHLCVRKVTRHRGVGRRLVEEVARLAGEVAKPLHLAAPADHLESQALAARLHLPLDSL; this is encoded by the coding sequence ATGCCCGTGATAGTCGAGATCGTGAACAGCCCGTCCGAGCAGGATCGTGCCGACCTGGCGAAGATCTATGCCGACGCCCCGGAGTGGCTGCTGGCGCCTTACGCCGATGCCGCGGACCTGGTCCGGCACGGACTCGCCGAGGGAATGCTGGTGGCCGGTCGCTTCAACGACCGCCTGCTGGGCGCGGCCCTGGTGTCACGGGGCGAACAGCACTGGCGACTGTCCCACCTGTGCGTGCGCAAGGTGACCCGCCATCGCGGCGTCGGCCGCCGACTGGTGGAGGAAGTGGCGCGGCTGGCCGGCGAAGTCGCCAAGCCGCTGCACCTGGCCGCGCCAGCGGATCACCTGGAAAGCCAGGCCCTGGCCGCGCGCCTGCACCTGCCGCTGGACAGTCTCTGA
- a CDS encoding AsmA family protein, translating into MKAFGKILGLIFLGLLLIIVAAGFALTHLFDPNDYKDEIQQLARDKANLELTLSGDIGWSLFPWLGLELHQATLASAATPEQPFANLDMIGLSVRVLPLLRREVQMSDIRVEGLDLDLQRDQKGRGNWEDIGRPAKAPETAQAGAPATPSATSADKPAAAAEEPPRPVKLDIDSLTVRNARVNYSDAKSGKQFNAEGIELTTGAIREGASIPVKLSAFFGTNQPVLRAKTELTTNLRFERALKRYQLEDLKLSGEASGEPFKGKTLSFNAQGQLLADLAAQVAEWNSLKLSGNQLRALGELKVHDLDKKARLEGGLSIAPLDLREFLTGIGVELPAMSDTSTLRKFELVTKLNGSANSLALEGLNLKLDDSSFSGRLAVANFAKQAVRVQLKGDKLDLDRYLPPKSKAKQEAQTARQAEVKTTVASAAQGTTPLPSAPTQAAWSEAPVLPVDQLRKVDLEATLNLGQFTVDKLPLENVSLKANGKGGLLTLEDLRGGLFGGSFQASAQIDARPAVPLLKGKKRINNVPVEKLLQAQEQKPPVRGLLDLSADISSSGNSQKAWIDGLNGTASFALNDGALLDANLEQQLCQGIATLNRKVLTSTREGNETPFRELKGTLAFNNGVASNQDLRASIPGLRVKGDGAVDLRVLGLDYRLGVVIEGDKSAMPDPACQVNERYVGIEWPLRCRGPLELGAKACRLDKDGMGKIAGKLAGEKLTEKLEEKLGDKVSPELKDALKGLFQR; encoded by the coding sequence ATGAAAGCCTTCGGCAAAATCCTGGGCCTCATCTTCCTCGGGCTGTTGCTGATCATCGTGGCGGCGGGCTTCGCCCTGACCCACCTGTTCGACCCGAACGACTACAAGGACGAAATCCAGCAACTGGCGCGGGACAAGGCCAACCTGGAGCTGACCCTCAGCGGCGATATCGGCTGGAGCCTGTTCCCCTGGCTCGGCCTTGAACTGCACCAGGCCACCCTGGCCAGCGCCGCGACGCCGGAACAGCCCTTCGCCAACCTCGACATGATCGGCCTCTCGGTACGCGTACTGCCGCTGCTGCGCCGTGAAGTGCAGATGAGCGACATCCGCGTCGAAGGCCTCGACCTCGACCTGCAGCGCGACCAGAAGGGCCGTGGCAACTGGGAAGACATCGGCCGCCCGGCGAAAGCCCCGGAAACCGCCCAGGCCGGCGCACCGGCCACCCCGTCCGCAACCAGCGCGGACAAACCGGCCGCCGCGGCCGAAGAGCCCCCGCGCCCGGTCAAGCTGGACATCGACAGCCTCACCGTGCGCAACGCGCGCGTGAACTACAGCGATGCCAAGTCGGGCAAGCAATTCAACGCCGAGGGCATCGAGCTGACCACCGGCGCCATCCGCGAAGGCGCCAGCATCCCGGTCAAGCTCAGCGCCTTTTTCGGCACCAACCAGCCGGTGCTGCGCGCCAAGACCGAGCTGACCACCAACCTGCGCTTCGAGCGCGCCCTCAAGCGCTACCAGCTGGAAGACCTCAAGCTCAGCGGCGAGGCTTCGGGTGAGCCGTTCAAGGGCAAGACCCTCAGCTTCAATGCCCAGGGCCAACTACTGGCCGACCTGGCCGCCCAGGTCGCCGAATGGAATAGCCTCAAACTGTCCGGCAACCAGTTGCGCGCCCTTGGCGAGCTGAAGGTGCATGACCTGGACAAGAAAGCACGCCTGGAAGGTGGCCTGTCCATCGCCCCCCTCGACCTGCGGGAATTCCTTACCGGCATCGGCGTAGAACTGCCCGCCATGAGCGACACCTCGACGCTGCGGAAATTCGAGCTGGTCACCAAACTGAACGGCAGCGCCAACAGCCTTGCCCTCGAAGGCCTGAACCTGAAGCTGGACGACAGCAGCTTCAGCGGCCGCCTGGCCGTGGCCAACTTTGCCAAGCAGGCCGTGCGCGTCCAGCTCAAGGGCGACAAGCTCGACCTCGACCGCTACCTGCCACCCAAGTCCAAAGCCAAGCAAGAAGCCCAGACCGCGCGCCAGGCCGAAGTGAAGACCACCGTGGCCAGCGCGGCCCAAGGCACGACGCCGCTGCCCAGCGCGCCGACCCAGGCCGCCTGGAGCGAAGCCCCGGTACTGCCAGTGGATCAACTGCGCAAGGTCGACCTGGAAGCCACCTTGAACCTCGGCCAGTTCACCGTCGACAAGCTGCCCTTGGAAAACGTCAGCCTCAAGGCCAACGGCAAGGGCGGCCTGCTGACCCTGGAGGATCTGCGTGGCGGCCTGTTCGGCGGCAGCTTCCAGGCCAGCGCACAGATCGACGCGCGTCCGGCGGTGCCGCTGCTCAAGGGGAAAAAGCGCATCAACAACGTGCCGGTGGAAAAACTCCTTCAGGCCCAGGAGCAGAAACCGCCCGTGCGCGGCCTGCTGGACCTGAGCGCCGACATCAGCAGCAGCGGCAACAGCCAGAAGGCCTGGATCGACGGTCTCAACGGCACTGCCAGCTTCGCCCTGAATGACGGCGCCCTGCTCGACGCCAACCTCGAGCAGCAGCTCTGCCAGGGCATCGCCACCCTGAACCGCAAGGTGCTGACCAGCACCCGCGAGGGCAATGAGACCCCCTTCCGCGAACTCAAGGGCACCCTCGCCTTCAACAACGGCGTGGCCAGCAACCAGGACCTGCGCGCCAGCATCCCCGGCCTCCGCGTCAAGGGCGACGGCGCAGTGGACCTGCGCGTGCTCGGCCTCGACTACCGCCTGGGCGTGGTCATCGAAGGCGACAAGAGCGCGATGCCCGACCCAGCCTGCCAGGTCAATGAACGCTACGTCGGCATCGAATGGCCGCTGCGCTGCCGTGGCCCGCTGGAGCTGGGCGCCAAGGCCTGCCGCTTGGACAAGGACGGCATGGGCAAGATCGCCGGCAAGCTGGCGGGCGAGAAACTCACCGAGAAACTCGAAGAGAAGCTGGGCGACAAGGTCAGCCCGGAACTGAAAGACGCGCTCAAGGGGCTGTTCCAGCGATGA
- the mutY gene encoding A/G-specific adenine glycosylase: protein MTAEQFSSAILDWYDRHGRKDLPWQQGITPYRVWVSEIMLQQTQVSTVLGYFDRFMEALPTVQALAAAPEDEVLHLWTGLGYYTRARNLQKTAKQVVTEYGGEFPRDVEKLAELPGIGRSTAGAIASLSMGLRAPILDGNVKRVLARYVAQDGYPGEPKVARQLWEVAERFTPQARVNHYTQAMMDLGATLCTRSKPSCLLCPLQSGCRAHLLGRETAYPTPKPRKALPQKRTLMPLLASRDGAILLYRRPSSGLWGGLWSLPELDDIDALAPLANQHALSLGERRELPGLTHTFSHFQLAIEPWLVEVQGSAPVVAEGDWLWYNLATPPRLGLAAPVKKLLKRAADVLNAGEPR from the coding sequence ATGACCGCCGAGCAATTCTCCAGCGCCATCCTCGACTGGTACGACCGCCACGGCCGCAAGGACCTGCCCTGGCAACAGGGCATCACGCCTTACCGCGTGTGGGTGTCCGAGATCATGCTGCAGCAGACCCAGGTCAGCACCGTGCTGGGCTACTTCGACCGCTTCATGGAGGCCCTGCCCACGGTCCAGGCACTGGCCGCGGCGCCGGAAGACGAAGTGCTGCACCTCTGGACCGGCCTGGGCTACTACACCCGTGCGCGCAACCTGCAGAAGACCGCGAAGCAGGTCGTGACCGAGTACGGCGGCGAGTTCCCCCGCGACGTGGAGAAACTCGCGGAGCTGCCCGGCATCGGCCGCTCCACCGCCGGCGCCATCGCCAGCCTGTCCATGGGCCTGCGCGCGCCAATCCTCGATGGCAACGTCAAGCGCGTATTGGCCCGCTACGTCGCCCAGGACGGCTATCCCGGCGAGCCGAAGGTGGCCCGGCAGCTCTGGGAGGTGGCAGAACGCTTCACCCCCCAGGCACGGGTGAATCACTACACCCAGGCGATGATGGACCTCGGCGCCACCCTCTGCACCCGCAGCAAGCCGAGCTGCCTGCTCTGCCCGCTGCAGAGCGGTTGCCGCGCCCACCTGCTCGGCCGGGAAACCGCCTACCCCACGCCGAAACCGCGCAAGGCCCTGCCACAGAAGCGTACCCTGATGCCGCTGCTGGCCAGCCGCGATGGCGCCATCCTGCTCTATCGTCGCCCCTCCAGCGGCCTCTGGGGCGGACTCTGGAGCCTGCCGGAGCTGGACGATATCGACGCCCTCGCCCCCCTGGCCAACCAGCATGCGCTGAGCCTCGGCGAGCGCCGCGAACTGCCGGGACTGACCCACACCTTCAGCCATTTCCAGCTGGCCATCGAACCCTGGCTGGTCGAAGTGCAAGGCAGCGCCCCCGTCGTGGCCGAGGGCGACTGGCTCTGGTATAACCTCGCCACCCCGCCGCGCCTGGGCCTCGCCGCCCCGGTGAAGAAACTGCTCAAGCGCGCGGCCGACGTATTGAACGCAGGAGAACCGCGATGA
- a CDS encoding oxidative damage protection protein, protein MTRTVMCRKYKEELPGLERPPYPGAKGEDIFNNISKKAWDEWQAHQTMLINERRLNMMNAEDRKFLQGEMDKFFSGEDYAQAEGYVPPSA, encoded by the coding sequence ATGACCCGCACCGTGATGTGCCGCAAGTACAAAGAGGAACTGCCGGGCCTGGAGCGTCCGCCGTACCCGGGCGCCAAGGGCGAGGACATCTTCAACAACATCTCGAAGAAGGCCTGGGACGAGTGGCAGGCCCACCAGACCATGCTGATCAACGAGCGTCGCCTGAACATGATGAACGCCGAGGACCGCAAGTTCCTCCAGGGCGAAATGGACAAGTTCTTCTCGGGCGAGGACTACGCCCAGGCCGAGGGTTATGTCCCCCCGAGCGCGTAA
- a CDS encoding heme NO-binding domain-containing protein, giving the protein MYTSLGSYPDEHVYRLVPVASRTLGMPDFRVLRGLGRETIPSLASRYLGHFVPHTSTRSFALSVNAVTHPEVRKIYPGATPSSPDWTAARKDRRSYRTSPAWLATSVWRLSPTGRDRTASGDPQVPGLQLRPGLFLHPARPRFCRLAAQPLAGGRKHRDRSGRHCRSKQVSN; this is encoded by the coding sequence GTGTACACCTCCCTCGGCAGCTACCCGGACGAACACGTCTACCGCCTGGTGCCGGTCGCCTCGCGGACGCTGGGCATGCCGGACTTCCGGGTGCTGCGCGGGCTCGGCCGGGAAACCATTCCATCCCTGGCCAGCCGCTACCTTGGCCACTTCGTTCCCCACACCTCGACCCGCTCCTTCGCCCTCAGCGTCAACGCCGTCACCCACCCCGAAGTTCGCAAGATCTATCCAGGCGCCACTCCTTCTTCGCCTGACTGGACGGCGGCCCGGAAGGACCGCAGATCGTACAGAACATCCCCGGCCTGGCTCGCAACCTCGGTATGGAGGCTGTCGCCGACGGGGCGAGACCGAACGGCATCTGGCGATCCTCAAGTCCCTGGACTGCAACTCCGGCCAGGACTATTTCTTCACCCAGCCCGCCCCCGCTTTTGCCGCCTTGCTGCGCAACCGCTCGCCGGCGGCCGGAAACACCGCGACCGATCCGGGCGCCATTGCCGCTCGAAACAAGTAAGCAATTGA
- a CDS encoding ABC transporter ATP-binding protein: MAQATPALEIRNLHKRYGDLEVLKGISLTAQDGDVISILGSSGSGKSTFLRCINLLENPHEGQILVAGEELKLKQSRNGELVAADHKQINRMRSEIGFVFQNFNLWPHMTVLDNIIEAPRRVLGQSRAEATEIAEALLAKVGIADKRHVYPTQLSGGQQQRAAIARTLAMQPKVILFDEPTSALDPEMVQEVLNVIRALAEEGRTMLLVTHEMNFARNVSSEVVFLHQGLVEEQGPPEQVFDNPQSARCKQFMSGNR, translated from the coding sequence ATGGCCCAAGCCACGCCAGCGCTTGAAATCCGCAACCTGCACAAACGCTACGGCGATCTCGAAGTGCTCAAGGGCATCTCCCTCACCGCCCAAGACGGCGATGTGATCTCCATCCTCGGTTCCTCCGGCTCCGGCAAATCCACCTTCCTGCGCTGCATCAACCTGCTGGAGAACCCTCACGAAGGGCAGATCCTGGTGGCAGGCGAAGAGCTCAAGCTGAAGCAGAGCCGCAACGGCGAACTGGTCGCTGCCGACCACAAGCAGATCAATCGCATGCGCAGCGAGATCGGCTTCGTCTTCCAGAACTTCAACCTCTGGCCGCACATGACGGTGCTCGACAACATCATCGAGGCACCGCGTCGCGTGCTCGGCCAGAGCCGCGCCGAGGCCACCGAGATCGCCGAAGCCCTGCTGGCCAAGGTCGGCATTGCCGACAAGCGCCACGTCTATCCGACCCAACTGTCCGGCGGCCAGCAGCAGCGCGCCGCCATTGCCCGCACCCTGGCCATGCAGCCGAAGGTGATCCTGTTCGACGAACCCACCTCGGCGCTCGACCCCGAGATGGTACAAGAAGTGCTTAACGTGATCCGCGCGCTGGCCGAGGAAGGCCGCACCATGCTGCTGGTCACCCATGAAATGAACTTCGCCCGGAACGTTTCCAGCGAAGTGGTTTTCCTTCATCAGGGCCTGGTAGAAGAGCAGGGACCGCCCGAGCAGGTATTTGACAACCCGCAATCGGCGCGCTGTAAACAATTCATGTCCGGCAATCGCTAA
- a CDS encoding ABC transporter substrate-binding protein: MKNYKKILLAAAATLAFGTSAVAADKLKIGTEGAYPPFNLIDASGQVGGFDVEIAQALCAKMKAECEVVTSDWDGIIPALNAKKFDFLAASMSITEERKQAVDFTDPYYTNKLQFIAPKGTEFKTDQDSLKGKVIGAQRATIAGTWLEDNLKGVVDIKLYDTQENAYLDLSSGRVDGVLADKFVNWEWLKSDAGKDFEFKGEPVFDNDKIAIAVRKGDPLREKLNAALKEIVADGTYKKINDKYFPFSIY; this comes from the coding sequence ATGAAGAACTACAAAAAGATTCTGCTGGCCGCGGCCGCCACCCTCGCCTTCGGCACCAGCGCCGTCGCTGCCGACAAGCTGAAGATCGGCACCGAAGGCGCCTACCCGCCCTTCAACCTGATCGACGCCAGCGGCCAGGTCGGCGGCTTCGACGTCGAAATTGCCCAGGCCCTGTGCGCCAAGATGAAGGCCGAGTGCGAAGTGGTCACTTCCGATTGGGACGGCATCATCCCCGCCCTCAACGCCAAGAAGTTCGACTTCCTCGCCGCCTCCATGTCGATCACCGAAGAGCGCAAGCAGGCCGTCGACTTCACCGACCCCTACTACACCAACAAACTGCAGTTCATCGCCCCGAAAGGCACCGAGTTCAAGACCGACCAGGACAGCCTGAAAGGCAAGGTAATCGGCGCACAGCGCGCCACCATCGCCGGCACCTGGCTGGAAGACAACCTGAAGGGCGTGGTCGACATCAAGCTTTACGACACCCAGGAAAACGCCTACCTCGACCTGTCCTCCGGCCGTGTCGACGGCGTGCTGGCCGACAAGTTCGTCAACTGGGAATGGCTGAAGAGCGATGCCGGCAAGGACTTCGAGTTCAAGGGTGAGCCGGTGTTCGACAACGACAAGATCGCCATCGCCGTGCGCAAGGGCGACCCGCTGCGCGAGAAGCTGAACGCGGCCCTGAAGGAAATCGTTGCCGACGGCACTTACAAGAAGATCAACGACAAATACTTCCCCTTCAGCATCTACTGA
- a CDS encoding ABC transporter permease gives MNLDLHGFGPALAAGTLMTIKLALSALAVGLVLGLLGALARTSSIKPLQWLGGTYSTIVRGIPELLWVLLIYFGTVNMMRALGEWLGYPSLELNAFAAGTIALGLCFGSYATEVFRGAILAIPKGHREAGMALGLSNGRILWRLILPQMWRIALPGLGNLFMILMKDTALVSVIGLEEIMRRSQIAVTASKEPFTFYMVAAFIYLGLTILAMIGMHWLEKRAGRGFKRSAA, from the coding sequence ATGAACCTAGACCTCCACGGATTCGGCCCGGCCCTGGCCGCGGGCACCCTCATGACCATCAAGCTGGCGCTGTCCGCGCTGGCTGTGGGTCTGGTGCTCGGCCTGCTCGGCGCACTGGCCAGGACTTCATCCATCAAGCCGCTGCAATGGCTGGGTGGCACCTATTCCACCATCGTGCGCGGGATTCCCGAGTTGCTCTGGGTCCTGCTGATCTACTTCGGCACGGTCAACATGATGCGCGCCCTGGGCGAGTGGCTTGGTTACCCCAGCCTGGAACTCAACGCCTTTGCCGCAGGCACCATCGCCCTCGGCCTGTGCTTCGGCTCCTACGCCACTGAGGTCTTCCGCGGCGCCATCCTCGCCATTCCCAAGGGACACCGCGAAGCCGGCATGGCCCTGGGCCTGTCGAACGGTCGCATCCTCTGGCGCCTGATCCTGCCGCAGATGTGGCGCATCGCGCTGCCGGGCCTCGGCAACCTGTTCATGATCCTGATGAAGGACACCGCGCTGGTGTCGGTGATCGGCCTCGAAGAGATCATGCGCCGGTCCCAGATCGCCGTGACCGCCAGCAAGGAACCCTTCACCTTCTATATGGTGGCCGCCTTCATCTACCTGGGCCTGACCATCCTCGCGATGATCGGCATGCATTGGCTTGAGAAGCGCGCGGGCCGCGGCTTCAAGCGGAGCGCAGCATGA
- a CDS encoding ABC transporter permease — protein sequence MNWEVIFKYLPQLAEGAVLTLELVAIAVVAGLILAIPMGIARASRHWYVRALPYGYIFFFRGTPLLVQLFLVYYGLAQFDAVRKGPLWPYLRDPFWCAVITMTLHTAAYIAEILRGAIQAVPPGEIEAARALGMSRAQALFYIILPRAARIGLPAYSNEVILMIKASALASTVTLLELTGMARTIIARTYLPVEIFFAAGLFYLLMTYVLVQAFRLLERKLRVDALQGR from the coding sequence ATGAACTGGGAAGTCATCTTCAAATACCTGCCGCAACTGGCGGAGGGCGCCGTCCTCACCCTGGAATTGGTAGCCATCGCAGTCGTCGCAGGCCTGATCCTGGCGATTCCCATGGGAATCGCCCGCGCCTCCCGCCACTGGTACGTGCGCGCCCTGCCCTACGGCTACATCTTCTTCTTCCGTGGCACGCCGCTGCTGGTGCAACTGTTCCTGGTCTACTACGGCCTGGCCCAGTTCGACGCGGTGCGCAAGGGGCCGCTCTGGCCCTACCTGCGCGACCCGTTCTGGTGCGCCGTGATTACCATGACCCTGCACACCGCGGCCTATATCGCCGAGATCCTGCGCGGCGCCATCCAGGCCGTGCCGCCTGGCGAAATCGAAGCGGCACGCGCCCTGGGCATGTCGCGCGCCCAGGCGCTGTTCTACATCATCCTGCCGCGCGCGGCGCGCATCGGTCTGCCGGCGTACAGCAACGAAGTGATCCTGATGATCAAGGCCAGCGCCCTGGCCAGCACCGTCACCCTGCTGGAGCTCACCGGCATGGCACGGACCATCATCGCCCGCACCTACCTGCCGGTAGAGATTTTCTTCGCCGCCGGCCTGTTCTATCTGCTGATGACCTACGTGCTGGTCCAGGCTTTCCGCCTGCTGGAGCGCAAACTGCGGGTGGATGCCCTGCAAGGCCGCTGA